One genomic segment of uncultured Ilyobacter sp. includes these proteins:
- a CDS encoding bifunctional 3,4-dihydroxy-2-butanone-4-phosphate synthase/GTP cyclohydrolase II — translation MLDRIDEAIEDIKAGKMVIVVDDENRENEGDIIIAGEMVSYESINFMAKYARGLTCVPITRERAEQLHLPQMVNRNTDSHGTAFTVSVDSAEGTTTGISVADRVRTITDLVDESKGPWDFKRPGHLFPLVAKDGGVLVRPGHTEAAVDLARLAGLKPVGVICEILKDDGTMARLMDLKEFAKEHDLKIISIEDLIKYRKEHDVLMEVYATATMPTIAGNFEIVAFDNKLDGKEHIALVKGDVKGREDVLIRIHSECFTGDILGSMRCDCGLQLQTAMKRIDEEGEGIVLYLRQEGRGIGLLNKIKAYALQDQGLDTVEANEQLGFDADLRDYAVASQMLKALGVKSVRVMTNNMRKVNGLEKYGIKVNKRKDIEVDSNENNLRYLRTKKDKLGHILKLEKNK, via the coding sequence ATGCTAGATAGAATAGATGAAGCTATAGAGGATATAAAAGCCGGTAAAATGGTCATTGTAGTCGATGATGAAAACCGTGAAAACGAAGGTGATATTATTATTGCTGGAGAAATGGTAAGTTATGAGAGCATAAATTTTATGGCGAAATATGCAAGAGGGCTCACATGTGTACCTATTACCAGAGAGAGAGCCGAACAGCTCCATCTGCCACAGATGGTAAACAGAAATACTGATTCTCACGGGACTGCCTTTACAGTATCTGTGGACTCAGCAGAGGGGACTACTACTGGTATATCTGTAGCAGACAGAGTGAGAACTATAACTGACCTCGTAGATGAAAGTAAGGGGCCTTGGGATTTTAAAAGACCAGGACATCTCTTTCCGCTGGTAGCTAAAGATGGTGGGGTATTGGTAAGACCCGGGCATACGGAAGCTGCTGTGGATCTTGCAAGGCTTGCGGGACTAAAACCTGTAGGTGTTATCTGCGAGATACTGAAGGATGACGGAACAATGGCAAGACTTATGGACCTTAAAGAGTTTGCAAAAGAACATGATCTTAAAATAATATCTATTGAAGATCTAATAAAATACAGAAAAGAACACGATGTCCTTATGGAAGTTTACGCAACTGCGACTATGCCTACCATTGCAGGAAATTTTGAGATAGTTGCTTTTGACAACAAATTAGACGGAAAAGAACATATAGCTCTTGTAAAAGGAGATGTTAAAGGCAGGGAGGATGTACTGATAAGAATACATTCAGAATGCTTTACAGGGGATATTTTAGGGTCTATGAGATGTGACTGTGGCCTTCAGCTGCAAACTGCTATGAAAAGAATAGATGAAGAGGGAGAGGGGATAGTACTCTACCTAAGACAGGAAGGAAGAGGAATCGGACTTCTAAATAAGATAAAAGCCTATGCACTTCAAGATCAAGGGTTAGATACTGTAGAAGCAAATGAACAACTTGGATTTGATGCAGACCTCAGAGACTATGCTGTAGCTTCTCAGATGTTAAAGGCTTTAGGGGTTAAATCTGTAAGGGTTATGACAAATAACATGAGGAAAGTGAATGGGCTTGAGAAATATGGAATAAAGGTTAATAAGAGAAAGGATATAGAGGTAGACTCAAATGAAAATAATCTAAGATACCTCAGAACTAAGAAAGATAAATTGGGACACATACTGAAGCTTGAAAAAAACAAGTAA
- a CDS encoding alpha/beta hydrolase-fold protein → MFGFMWGIILFLLIFYLMTGTSEKKIKRKIERTLTFPGVWYREKMVEWEWESEALAFSKDIKIRVKHIKSFCTGEDMRYIVMSPRILKDKTYPCVFLLHGIRDSADDWLERGKIIENYEGLLHCGKIGEMILVMPDSGYNGESWYADFIKRKSHKYESYFIKELLPKIREEYPVGSFGIAGFSMGGHGALKIALRNIEEFKAAGSFAGAISLIRLAVNRRVMRVIRMLYLPQFIFGEGDSRHFVQVFGSWGYQIIKQDPYSIIKTYGRKNPNKLKNKYFYLSVGDEDKEPYLMLQQWIDVVGRLKKYGFNYNAHLYRGESHSWNYVAKDLPNLLKYFYEKLK, encoded by the coding sequence ATGTTTGGTTTTATGTGGGGGATAATACTATTTCTTCTGATTTTCTATCTAATGACAGGAACCAGTGAGAAAAAAATAAAAAGAAAAATAGAGAGAACCCTTACATTTCCAGGTGTATGGTACCGAGAAAAAATGGTAGAATGGGAATGGGAGTCAGAAGCTCTGGCTTTTAGTAAGGATATTAAAATTAGAGTAAAGCATATAAAAAGTTTTTGTACAGGGGAAGATATGAGGTATATTGTCATGTCCCCGAGAATATTAAAGGATAAAACATATCCTTGCGTATTTCTGCTTCATGGGATAAGGGATAGTGCAGATGATTGGTTGGAGAGAGGCAAAATCATAGAAAATTATGAGGGACTTTTACACTGTGGGAAAATAGGAGAGATGATCTTAGTTATGCCTGATTCAGGTTATAACGGGGAGAGCTGGTATGCTGACTTTATAAAAAGAAAGTCACACAAGTATGAAAGTTATTTTATAAAAGAACTTCTTCCAAAAATAAGAGAGGAGTATCCGGTGGGTAGCTTTGGCATAGCAGGATTTTCAATGGGAGGTCACGGAGCCTTGAAAATTGCTCTTAGGAATATAGAAGAGTTCAAAGCAGCAGGAAGTTTTGCAGGGGCGATAAGTCTCATAAGGCTTGCCGTCAATCGGAGAGTGATGAGGGTAATAAGAATGTTATATCTACCACAGTTTATATTTGGAGAAGGTGACAGCCGTCATTTTGTACAGGTTTTTGGTTCCTGGGGATATCAAATAATAAAGCAGGATCCTTATTCTATCATAAAAACATATGGTAGAAAAAATCCTAATAAGCTAAAGAACAAATATTTCTACCTAAGCGTAGGGGATGAGGACAAAGAACCTTATCTCATGTTGCAACAGTGGATAGATGTTGTAGGGAGACTTAAAAAATATGGATTTAATTATAACGCTCACCTCTATAGGGGTGAGTCTCATTCTTGGAACTATGTGGCGAAAGATCTCCCCAACCTTCTAAAGTATTTTTACGAAAAATTAAAATAG
- a CDS encoding riboflavin synthase, translated as MFTGLVEEMGEVISVARGEKSLKIKIRCNKVLEGAKIGDSIATNGTCLTAVELGNNYFTADCMFETVKRTNLKRLKSGSKVNLEKSLTLATPLGGHLVTGDVDCEGKIMSIKQEGIAKIYEISVEPRLMKYVVEKGRITLDGASLTIVGFTKESISVSLIPHTQEMITLGYKRTGDYINVETDLIGKYVERLLHFDNKNKEEKKGKGIDEKFLLENGFF; from the coding sequence ATTTTTACAGGATTAGTAGAAGAGATGGGAGAAGTAATCTCTGTTGCCAGAGGGGAAAAATCCCTAAAGATAAAAATAAGGTGTAACAAGGTACTAGAAGGTGCCAAGATAGGCGACAGTATAGCTACAAACGGGACCTGTCTGACAGCTGTTGAGTTAGGAAACAACTATTTTACAGCTGACTGTATGTTTGAAACGGTAAAGAGAACAAACCTAAAAAGACTCAAAAGCGGATCAAAGGTAAATCTGGAAAAATCCCTGACCCTGGCAACGCCACTAGGGGGTCATCTAGTGACGGGAGACGTAGACTGCGAAGGCAAAATAATGTCGATAAAGCAGGAAGGGATTGCAAAAATATATGAAATAAGTGTAGAACCTAGACTTATGAAATATGTGGTTGAAAAGGGGAGAATAACCCTTGACGGAGCCAGTCTCACAATTGTTGGGTTCACAAAGGAAAGTATAAGTGTATCACTGATACCACATACTCAAGAGATGATAACTTTGGGTTACAAAAGAACCGGAGATTACATCAACGTTGAAACGGATCTTATAGGTAAATACGTAGAAAGACTTCTTCATTTTGATAATAAAAATAAAGAGGAGAAAAAAGGGAAGGGAATCGATGAGAAGTTCCTTCTAGAAAATGGGTTTTTTTAA
- a CDS encoding mechanosensitive ion channel family protein, protein MLKQFDFFLKDIIFVVGEVVIVSVLFLIVYAIFSVLFKKIDYIPFLKKYKEHSKMILKKIKIFLIYSYMIIFLSMMGYNGYLIYKKIGIYDNALHLVSKIPSKFWTELLIGSAKVVIISLAANYFIKIISKILVKIQDAAKAYKNISSNNEIIDNFFLRLITIIKNSIRCLVVIYVMNLMLFPEVFLSNMYILLKIYLIISGGILFTKAATAVVDSLEDLSKRYWYREDYVGWYNRLNNLLPLFRRCLEYVIYIWVTSLAMLQISFFERFVPFGTAIVQIIGIFFITRVIVELLKFFVDKYMVKSENQLLNKQRQTLVPITKSILQSVVYFIAFVLMLRALNINPLPILAGAGIFGLVIGMGAQSLINDIVAGIFILFESIFLVGDYIETGSARGIVESVLLRTTKIRDPNGQLHILRNGQIDGVENYSKGYTFAVVEVGVAYDSDLEHVFSVLSNLGKKVKEKNSSILEETVVQGIKEFGESEILIRTFTKVRPGHHFNVAYELRNLIKDEFEREGIEIPFARRVLIFKNQDEVKRDIEI, encoded by the coding sequence ATGCTGAAACAGTTTGATTTTTTTTTAAAGGATATTATTTTTGTAGTTGGGGAAGTAGTAATTGTAAGTGTCTTGTTTTTGATTGTGTATGCTATCTTCAGTGTTTTATTTAAAAAAATAGATTATATACCTTTTTTAAAAAAATATAAAGAGCACTCTAAAATGATTTTGAAAAAAATAAAAATATTTTTAATATATAGTTATATGATTATTTTTTTATCTATGATGGGATATAATGGTTATTTAATCTATAAAAAAATTGGTATTTATGATAATGCCTTGCATCTAGTATCTAAAATTCCCAGTAAATTTTGGACTGAACTTTTAATAGGTTCAGCAAAGGTAGTAATTATATCTTTAGCGGCTAATTATTTTATAAAAATTATCTCAAAAATATTGGTGAAAATACAGGATGCTGCAAAAGCCTACAAAAATATAAGCTCAAATAATGAAATTATAGATAATTTTTTCCTTAGGTTGATAACAATCATAAAAAATTCGATAAGGTGTTTGGTTGTAATATATGTTATGAATTTGATGTTATTTCCAGAGGTTTTTTTAAGTAATATGTATATCCTCCTAAAAATATATCTTATTATTTCTGGAGGAATATTATTTACAAAAGCAGCTACAGCAGTGGTAGATAGCCTTGAAGATCTTAGTAAAAGATATTGGTATCGTGAAGATTATGTGGGATGGTACAATAGGCTTAATAATTTGCTCCCATTATTTAGAAGATGTCTAGAATATGTCATCTATATCTGGGTTACCTCTTTGGCTATGTTACAAATTAGTTTTTTTGAAAGATTTGTTCCCTTTGGAACAGCAATTGTACAAATAATAGGTATATTCTTTATTACTCGTGTTATTGTAGAACTTTTGAAGTTTTTCGTGGATAAATATATGGTAAAATCGGAAAACCAATTATTGAATAAGCAGAGGCAGACACTGGTGCCGATAACGAAATCGATATTACAAAGTGTAGTTTATTTCATTGCTTTTGTATTGATGCTTAGAGCCCTCAATATAAATCCACTACCTATACTTGCTGGTGCTGGTATTTTTGGTCTGGTGATAGGTATGGGAGCCCAATCCCTCATTAACGATATAGTTGCAGGAATTTTTATTCTCTTCGAAAGCATATTCTTGGTGGGAGATTATATAGAGACAGGGTCAGCCAGAGGGATTGTAGAATCAGTGCTTCTTAGAACGACAAAAATAAGGGATCCAAACGGACAGCTTCATATACTTAGAAACGGTCAGATAGATGGTGTAGAGAATTATTCCAAGGGATATACTTTTGCAGTGGTAGAAGTAGGTGTGGCTTATGATAGTGATCTCGAACACGTCTTTAGCGTACTTTCTAATTTGGGGAAAAAAGTTAAGGAGAAAAATTCTAGCATACTTGAAGAAACTGTAGTTCAGGGAATAAAAGAATTTGGGGAATCGGAGATTCTTATAAGGACATTCACAAAGGTAAGACCGGGTCATCATTTCAATGTGGCCTATGAACTAAGAAATTTGATAAAGGATGAATTTGAACGAGAGGGTATAGAAATTCCTTTTGCAAGAAGAGTTCTTATATTTAAAAACCAAGATGAGGTAAAACGCGATATAGAGATATAG
- the ribD gene encoding bifunctional diaminohydroxyphosphoribosylaminopyrimidine deaminase/5-amino-6-(5-phosphoribosylamino)uracil reductase RibD, translated as MNKKYMEIALELASRGEGNVNPNPMVGAVVVKNGVVVGKGYHKYYGGPHAEVYALNEAGSECRGATIYVTLEPCSHYGKTPPCAEKIIEMGIKKCVIACLDPNPLVAGRGVKLLEDAGVEVEIGLMEREAIELNRVFMKYITTEKPFLFLKCAITLDGKIAARTGSSKWITNEISREKVQRLRHRFMGIMVGANTLVMDNPKLTARTEEGNDPFRIVIDPRLIVPLDSDFASMKDGKSIIVTSERNRGSEKISLLEENGVRFAWLPGNEFKMSDILKKIGEFKIDSVLLEGGSYLISKAFEENAIDGGEIFIAPKILGDQEGIPFIKGFSFESIEEAFELKNVKFNQYGNNISVEFYKD; from the coding sequence ATGAATAAAAAATACATGGAGATTGCCCTAGAGCTGGCATCAAGAGGAGAAGGAAATGTAAATCCAAATCCTATGGTGGGAGCCGTGGTTGTAAAGAACGGAGTGGTAGTTGGTAAAGGGTATCATAAGTATTACGGAGGTCCTCATGCTGAGGTCTATGCCTTGAACGAGGCAGGATCAGAGTGTCGCGGTGCCACGATATACGTGACCTTAGAGCCATGCTCTCACTACGGGAAAACCCCTCCGTGTGCTGAGAAAATAATAGAGATGGGAATAAAAAAGTGTGTGATAGCCTGTCTTGACCCAAATCCGCTAGTTGCCGGAAGGGGAGTAAAGCTCCTAGAAGATGCTGGTGTAGAGGTTGAAATTGGCCTTATGGAGAGAGAGGCTATAGAATTAAATAGAGTATTCATGAAGTATATAACCACAGAAAAACCATTTTTGTTTTTAAAGTGTGCCATTACCCTAGACGGGAAGATAGCTGCTAGAACTGGGAGCTCAAAATGGATAACCAATGAAATTTCAAGAGAGAAAGTGCAGAGGCTCAGACACCGTTTTATGGGAATAATGGTTGGAGCAAATACGCTTGTTATGGATAATCCAAAACTTACAGCAAGAACAGAAGAAGGGAATGATCCTTTTAGGATAGTAATAGACCCTAGATTGATTGTTCCCCTTGATTCTGATTTTGCAAGTATGAAAGACGGAAAAAGCATAATAGTAACCTCTGAGAGAAACAGAGGTTCAGAAAAGATATCACTTTTAGAAGAAAATGGAGTTCGTTTTGCCTGGCTTCCGGGGAATGAATTTAAAATGAGTGATATTTTGAAAAAAATAGGTGAGTTTAAGATAGATTCTGTACTCCTTGAGGGAGGGAGCTACCTCATATCAAAGGCTTTTGAAGAGAACGCCATAGACGGAGGAGAGATATTTATAGCCCCTAAAATATTGGGGGATCAAGAGGGAATACCTTTTATAAAAGGGTTTTCATTTGAGAGTATAGAGGAAGCCTTTGAGCTGAAAAATGTGAAATTTAACCAATACGGAAACAATATTTCAGTGGAATTTTATAAAGATTAG
- a CDS encoding putative quinol monooxygenase, translating into MITVVAKSVLKDGKTEEFKNLTKELIEETRKEKGCIEYILYEDIENEGTFTFIEKWEDIDCLKAHFESAHFKKLGPQLGELRKSRDLNFYKEA; encoded by the coding sequence ATGATAACAGTGGTGGCAAAGTCAGTTTTGAAAGATGGGAAGACAGAGGAATTTAAAAATCTCACAAAAGAGCTCATAGAGGAGACCAGGAAGGAAAAGGGATGTATAGAATATATTCTTTATGAAGATATAGAAAATGAAGGTACTTTTACTTTTATAGAAAAATGGGAAGATATAGACTGTCTCAAGGCTCATTTTGAAAGTGCACATTTTAAAAAACTAGGACCTCAATTGGGAGAACTTAGAAAAAGCAGAGATTTAAATTTTTACAAAGAAGCATAG
- a CDS encoding AzlC family ABC transporter permease, translated as MKAVALKRIKTNNDFKIGMKSAAPIFMGYFPIAVTFGLIVKSAGLPGYMALFMSMTNFTGATQFISTNMFISGVSLSNILLTTFMINARYFLMSLCVANKLPTGISKRLKGILAFGITDEVFVLSMTRDDMNLSFILGSQLMSWLGWTSGTLVGIVAADFLPASVLASTGIAIYIMFLGLILPAVKSSKKIAAVTLLGITISSIFFYLPALKNFIGNWRVIITIILTATAGALIFPVKEEKDGI; from the coding sequence GTGAAAGCTGTGGCCTTAAAAAGAATAAAAACAAATAATGATTTTAAAATCGGTATGAAAAGTGCGGCCCCAATTTTCATGGGATATTTTCCTATTGCTGTGACATTCGGGCTGATAGTAAAATCTGCAGGACTACCTGGTTATATGGCCCTGTTTATGTCCATGACAAATTTTACAGGGGCCACTCAGTTTATCTCTACAAATATGTTTATTTCCGGGGTCTCTCTCTCTAATATTCTTCTGACAACATTTATGATAAATGCGAGGTATTTTCTCATGTCCCTATGTGTCGCCAATAAACTCCCGACGGGTATAAGTAAAAGGCTTAAAGGAATCCTTGCCTTTGGCATAACAGATGAAGTCTTTGTACTTTCTATGACACGAGATGATATGAATCTTAGCTTCATACTAGGATCACAGCTTATGTCATGGCTCGGATGGACGAGTGGGACCCTTGTGGGAATAGTTGCAGCGGACTTCTTACCAGCATCTGTATTAGCTAGCACAGGTATAGCCATATACATAATGTTTTTAGGACTCATTCTTCCCGCTGTAAAAAGTTCAAAAAAAATTGCAGCTGTCACTTTATTGGGAATAACGATAAGTTCTATTTTCTTTTATCTTCCGGCTCTAAAAAATTTTATTGGAAACTGGAGGGTAATTATAACTATAATATTAACAGCAACCGCAGGGGCATTGATTTTCCCAGTGAAGGAGGAAAAGGATGGAATTTAA
- a CDS encoding AzlD domain-containing protein, protein MEFKFLMIILGSMLINYFLRAVPVLSHNGKKPDRFLKSFLEYIPFAAIGALLFPDVLYSTGTVWISVFSVLFAGTLILFKKNMLLVVSGTILLVYLLNII, encoded by the coding sequence ATGGAATTTAAATTTCTGATGATTATCTTAGGAAGTATGCTTATAAATTACTTTTTAAGGGCTGTTCCAGTACTATCCCATAACGGAAAGAAACCAGATAGATTTTTAAAATCATTTTTAGAGTACATCCCCTTTGCAGCCATAGGAGCCCTTCTGTTTCCAGATGTACTTTACTCTACTGGAACTGTATGGATATCTGTTTTCAGTGTCCTGTTTGCCGGAACACTCATTCTTTTCAAAAAAAATATGTTACTGGTTGTATCAGGAACTATTCTTTTGGTCTATCTTCTGAACATTATCTGA
- the ribE gene encoding 6,7-dimethyl-8-ribityllumazine synthase, with the protein MRIIEGNFTGKGLKVGIIAGRFNEFVSSKLIGGALDALKRHEVSEDDIDLAWVPGAFEMPLVAQKMARSGKYDAVITLGAVIRGATPHFDYVCSEVSKGVASVSLETGIPVIFGVLTTNTIEECIERAGTKAGNKGFDAGVSAIEMVNLLKGM; encoded by the coding sequence ATGAGAATTATTGAAGGAAATTTTACGGGTAAAGGTTTAAAGGTAGGAATTATAGCAGGAAGATTCAATGAATTCGTTTCATCTAAACTAATAGGCGGAGCTTTAGATGCTCTTAAAAGGCATGAAGTTTCTGAAGATGACATAGATCTTGCATGGGTTCCAGGTGCCTTTGAAATGCCGTTGGTGGCTCAAAAAATGGCAAGGTCTGGGAAATATGATGCTGTCATTACTCTAGGGGCGGTAATAAGAGGGGCGACTCCACACTTTGACTACGTATGTTCAGAGGTTTCTAAAGGGGTGGCTTCAGTATCTCTAGAAACAGGGATACCTGTAATATTTGGAGTACTAACAACTAATACAATAGAGGAATGTATAGAAAGAGCCGGAACAAAGGCTGGAAACAAAGGATTCGATGCGGGAGTATCTGCAATCGAGATGGTAAACCTTTTAAAGGGGATGTAA